The following are from one region of the Centroberyx gerrardi isolate f3 chromosome 16, fCenGer3.hap1.cur.20231027, whole genome shotgun sequence genome:
- the LOC139919854 gene encoding uncharacterized protein LOC139919854, with amino-acid sequence MSECEKSTGGESRDGIEGQQGLPGKPGEDGESGYPGPQGPPGAKGESGTGEKGERGMDGLPGFKGDKGDIGEQGPQGSMGYPGEKGATGSSDIIDFNGKLLDAFQGPPGPPGAPGPAGEKGELGLPGPSGLDGMKGPKGDMGETGPDGERGEKGEMGLSGPAGVDGHKGEKGDCRVEDNLVQMISQPGPPGPPGPPGPPGFMGHHGMPGPKGEPGEGAKGEKGDSGAPGPKGLDGPHGPTGSTGLVGLPGAKGEKGRSGEPGMDGFPGLIGEKGDRGERGEKGDRGTVGKRGLKGQKGEQGPPGLDQPCPVGQDGLPIPGCWHK; translated from the exons ATGTCTGAGTGTGAGAAAAgcacaggaggagaga GTCGCGACGGCATTGAG GGACAGCAAGGCTTGCCTGGAAAGCCG GGAGAAGATGGCGAGTCAGGCTATCCAGGACCACAGGGTCCTCCAGGGGCAAAG GGCGAGTCAGGtacaggagagaaaggagagagaggcatggaTGGACTCCCAGGATTCAAG GGTGACAAAGGGGATATAGGAGAGCAAGGACCTCAGGGAAGCATG ggTTATCCTGGTGAGAAAGGTGCCACCGGCTCCTCGGACATCATCGACTTCAATGGGAAGCTTCTAGATGCTTTCCAG GGCCCACCTGGACCACCTGGAGCCCCAGGCCCTGCAGGGGAAAAG GGTGAGCTTGGTTTGCCTGGGCCATCGGGACTTGATGGAATGAAG GGGCCTAAAGGTGACATGGGTGAGACGGGACCGGACggagaaaggggagaaaagggagagatggggCTCTCTGGGCCTGCT GGTGTGGACGGacacaaaggagagaaaggcgACTGCAGAGTGGAAGACAACCTG GTTCAGATGATTTCCCAGCCAGGCCCACCCGGCCCACCAGGACCTCCCGGGCCCCCAGGATTCATG GGACATCATGGAATGCCCGGTCCCAAG GGCGAGCCTGGAGAGGGAGccaagggagagaagggggacaGCGGAGCTCCTGGGCCAAAG GGACTGGACGGCCCCCATGGGCCCACTGGATCTACAGGATTAGTGGGGCTTCCAGGCGCCAAGGGGGAAAAA GGCAGATCAGGGGAGCCTGGGATGGAT GGTTTCCCAGGTCTGATCGGAGAGAAAGGCGAccgaggggaaagaggagagaag GGTGACAGGGGAACGGTGGGAAAGAGAGGCTTGAAGGGCCAGAAAGGAGAGCAGGGGCCCCCAGGCCTGGACCAGCCCTGTCCTGTG GGTCAGGATGGGCTGCCCATACCAGGCTGCTGGCACAAG TGA
- the phykpl gene encoding 5-phosphohydroxy-L-lysine phospho-lyase yields the protein MALEKFRKEDTLAMRTKLIGQSCRLFYSDDPVKIVRARGQYLFDENGMRYLDCISNVHHVGHCHPSITQAATAQMELLNTNARFLHDNIVLYADRLAATLPEKLCVFYFVNSGSEANDLALRLAQQYTQHEDVIVLDHAYHGHLMSLIDISPYKFRKLAGQKEWVHVAPLPDTYRGTYKENHPNPAQAYADTVKDVIDEVHRKGRKISAFFAESLPSVGGQIILPQGYSTKVAEYVRSAGAVFVADEVQTGFGRVGSHFWAFQLQGEDFCPDIVTMGKPMGNGHPLACVATTVEIAGAFTANGVEYFNTFGGNPVSCAIGLAVLDVIEKEDLRGNAMRVGAHLKDLLSKLQTRHQIIGDVRGVGLFVGLELVTDREQRTPATDAASRVVKRLKEEERICVSTDGPWENVVKFKPPMCFSMEDAELVVQSIDRILTDMKTNDLKRENEDI from the exons ATGGCATTAGAAAAATTCAGAAAAGAAGATACTCTTGCAATGAGAACGAAATTGATCGG GCAATCTTGTAGACTCTTTTATTCAGACGACCCGGTGAAAATAGTGAGAGCAAGAGGACAGTACTTATTTGACGAAAATGGCATGCGCTATTTGGACTGCATTAGCAATGTTCATCATG TGGGCCACTGTCACCCCAGCATTACACAGGCTGCAACAGCTCAGATGGAGCTCCTCAACACCAATGCACGCTTCCTACATGACAACATAGTCCTGTATGCAGACCGCCTGGCTGCCACCCTGCCTGAGAAGCTGTGTGTCTTCTACTTTGTCAACTCTGG TTCAGAGGCCAATGATCTTGCACTACGCTTGGCCCAGCAGTACACCCAACATGAAGACGTCATCGTGCTTGACCA TGCTTACCATGGGCATCTTATGTCCCTCATCGACATTAGTCCGTACAAGTTCCGGAAACTGGCAGGACAGAAAGAATGGGTTCATGTG GCACCCTTACCAGACACCTACAGGGGCACATACAAAGAGAACCACCCCAACCCAGCCCAAGCGTACGCTGACACTGTAAAAGACGTGATAGACGAGGTGCACAGGAAAGGTCGTAAG ATCTCTGCGTTCTTTGCTGAGTCATTGCCAAGCGTTGGAGGACAAATCATTTTGCCCCAAGGATACTCAACTAAAGTTGCAGA ATATGTGCGCTCTGCTGGCGCAGTGTTTGTGGCAGACGAGGTGCAGACAGGCTTTGGACGTGTGGGGAGTCACTTCTGGGCTTTCCAGCTGCAGGGGGAGGATTTCTGTCCCGACATAGTAACCATGGGCAAACCGATGGGCAACGGCCACCCCCTGGCATGTGTGGCAACCACAGTAGAGATAGCTGGGGCGTTCACAGCCAACGGAGTGGAGTACTTCAATACG TTCGGAGGGAACCCGGTGTCCTGTGCAATTGGCCTGGCAGTCCTCGATGTGATAGAGAAAGAGGACCTAAGAGGAAACGCCATGAGGGTGGGAGCACATCTCAAAGACTTGCTCTCAAAGCTACAAACACGACATCAAATAATTGGAGATGTCCG AGGGGTGGGGCTGTTTGTGGGCCTGGAGcttgtgacagacagagagcagaggacgCCTGCCACAGACGCAGCATCCAGGGTGGTGAAGAG GTTGAAAGAGGAGGAGCGAATCTGTGTCAGTACAGATGGGCCCTGGGAGAATGTCGTGAAGTTTAAACCTCCCATGTGCTTCAGTATGGAAGACGCAGAGCTGGTGGTACAAAGCATTGACCGCATCCTCACAG ACATGAAGACCAATGACCTTAAACGGGAAAATGAAGACATCTAA
- the nme5 gene encoding nucleoside diphosphate kinase homolog 5, with translation MDETQQVNIPCPRIYVERTLALIKPDAIHKAEEIEDIILKSGFTILQRRKLQLSPEQCSDFYAEQYGKLFFPSLTAFMSSGPIIALTLARDNAIAHWKAIIGPVNSTKARETHPECLRAKYGTSDLRNALHGSETFTAAVREIKYMFPNTVIEPIPRGEAAKEYLSKYVNPTLLRGLTELCKQKPLNPCIWLANWLVTNNPNKPQIYDGAIVEEAEGQQVI, from the exons ATGGACGAAACTCAACAAGTGAACATACCATGTCCTCGCATTTACGTGGAGAGAACTCTGGCACTGATCAAACCAGATGCCATCCACAAAGCAGAGGAGATTGAGGACATTATCCTCAAATCTGGCTTCACTATTTTGCAG AGGCGGAAGCTGCAGCTAAGTCCAGAGCAGTGCAGTGACTTCTACGCAGAGCAGTATGGAAAGCTCTTCTTTCCCAGTTTGACTGCCTTCATGAGCTCCGGTCCCATCATTGCCCTGACACTGGCCCGGGACAATGCCATTGCCCACTGGAAGGCCATCATAGGGCCTGTCAACAGCACCAAGGCCAGGGAGACGCACCCGGAATG CCTGAGAGCGAAGTATGGCACCTCTGACCTGCGTAATGCACTGCATGGCAGCGAGACGTTCACTGCAGCTGTGAGGGAGATCAAGTACATGTTCCCCAACA CTGTAATCGAGCCCATTCCAAGGGGAGAAGCAGCCAAAGAGTACCTGAGCAAGTATGTGAACCCAACTCTGCTCCGTGGACTCACTGAGCTCTGCAAGCAGAAGCCACTCAATCCCTGT ATTTGGCTTGCTAACTGGCTGGTCACAAACAATCCAAACAAGCCTCAAATATATGATGGAGCCATTGTAGAAGAAGCAGAGGGACAACAGGTGATATAG
- the rack1 gene encoding small ribosomal subunit protein RACK1: MTEQMTVRGTLKGHSGWVTQIATTPQFPDMILSASRDKSIIMWKLTRDETNYGIPQRALKGHSHFVSDVVISSDGQFALSGSWDGTLRLWDLTTGTTTRRFVGHTKDVLSVAFSADNRQIVSGSRDKTIKLWNTLGVCKYTIQDESHSEWVSCVRFSPNSSNPIIVSCGWDKMVKVWNLANCKLKTNHIGHTGYLNTVTVSPDGSLCASGGKDGQAMLWDLNEGKHLYTLDSGDNINALCFSPNRYWLCAATGPSIKIWDLEGKIIVDELRQEVISTNSKAEPPQCTSLAWSADGQTLFAGYTDNLIRVWQVTIGTR; the protein is encoded by the exons ATGACCGAGCAGATGACAGTAAGGGGGACCCTGAAGGGGCACAGTGGCTGGGTCACCCAAATCGCCACCACTCCTCAGTTTCCCGACATGATTCTGTCTGCATCCCGAG ACAAGTCTATCATCATGTGGAAGCTGACCCGTGACGAGACCAACTATGGCATCCCCCAGCGTGCCCTGAAGGGCCACTCTCACTTTGTGAGTGATGTTGTCATCTCCTCAGATGGACAGTTCGCCCTGTCCGGGTCCTGGGACGGGACCCTCCGCCTGTGGGACCTCACCAC TGGCACCACCACCCGCCGCTTTGTCGGCCACACCAAGGATGTGCTGAGCGTGGCCTTCTCTGCCGATAACCGCCAGATTGTGTCTGGCTCCCGGGACAAGACCATCAAGCTGTGGAACACCCTTGGAGTCTGCAAGTACACCATCCAG GATGAGAGCCACTCTGAGTGGGTGTCCTGCGTGCGCTTCTCCCCCAACAGCAGCAACCCTATTATTGTCTCCTGTGGCTGGGACAAGATGGTCAAG GTGTGGAACCTGGCCAACTGCAAGCTGAAGACCAACCACATTGGTCACACCGGCTACCTGAACACAGTGACTGTCTCTCCTGATGGCTCCCTGTGTGCCTCCGGTGGAAAG gACGGCCAGGCCATGCTGTGGGACCTGAATGAGGGCAAGCACCTCTACACCTTGGACAGTGGTGACAACATCAATGCCCTCTGCTTCAGCCCCAACCGTTATTGGCTGTGCGCTGCCACCGGCCCCAGTATCAAGATCTGG GATCTGGAGGGCAAGATCATTGTGGATGAGCTGAGACAGGAGGTGATCAGCACAAACAGCAAGGCTGAACCCCCACAGTGTACTTCCCTGGCCTGGTCTGCTGATGGACAG ACCCTGTTCGCTGGCTACACTGACAACCTGATCAGAGTGTGGCAGGTCACCATTGGAACTCGATAA
- the hnrnpaba gene encoding heterogeneous nuclear ribonucleoprotein A/Ba isoform X1, which produces MSDTEQQFMETSENGHEGDEDFNGAGHTEEGNEGEGEAEAEVEAVNECGEDAGPEACAEEAAEGDSQNGASEGGQINASKGEEDAGKMFVGGLSWDTSKKDLKDYFSKFGEVTDCTIKMDQQTGRSRGFGFILFKEAASVEKVLEQKEHRLDGRQIDPKKAMAMKKEPVKKIFVGGLNPDTEKEVIQEYFGTFGEIETIELPQDPKTDKRRGFVFITYKEEAPVKKVLEKKFHNVSGSKCEIKIAQPKEVYQQQQYGGRGYGGRGRGRGGQGQNWNQGYNNYWNQGYNQGYGYGQQGYGYGGYGNYDYTAGYYGYGGGYDYNQGNTSYGKTPRRGGHQSSYKPY; this is translated from the exons ATGTCTGACACTGAGCAGCAGTTTATGGAAACATCAGAAAACGGCCACGAAGGCGACGAGGATTTTAACGGAGCCGGGCACACCGAGGAGGGGAACGAAGGGGAAGGCGAAGCCGAAGCCGAAGTCGAAGCCGTGAATGAATGCGGGGAGGACGCAGGGCCTGAAGCCTGTGCGGAAGAGGCAGCGGAGGGGGATTCGCAAAACGGTGCCTCGGAGGGCGGCCAGATTAACGCCAGCAAAGGCGAGGAGGATGCCGG GAAAATGTTTGTCGGCGGCCTCAGCTGGGACACGAGTAAGAAGGATCTCAAAGATTACTTCTCTAAATTTGGTGAGGTGACAGACTGCACCATAAAGATGGACCAGCAGACAGGCCGGTCAAGAGGCTTCGGCTTCATTCTCTTTAAAGAAGCAGCCAGTGTAGAAAAG GTCCTGGAACAGAAGGAGCACAGGCTAGATGGCCGACAGATCGACCCCAAGAAGGCCATGGCCATGAAGAAGGAGCCGGTCAAGAAAATCTTTGTGGGAGGCCTCAATCCAGACACAGAAAAGGAAGTAATCCAGGAGTACTTTGGAACCTTTGGAGAG ATCGAGACAATTGAGCTTCCACAAGATCCAAAGACAGATAAGAGGAGGGGCTTTGTATTCATCACATATAAGGAAGAGGCTCCAGTCAagaaagttttggaaaaaaaattccATAACGTCAGTGGAAGCAAG TGTGAGATCAAAATAGCGCAGCCCAAAGAGGtttaccagcagcagcagtatggtGGCCGTGGATACGGGGGACGTGGAAGGGGCCGTGGAG GCCAGGGCCAGAACTGGAACCAAGGCTACAACAACTACTGGAACCAGGGATACAACCAGGGCTACGGCTACGGACAGCAAGGCTACGGATACGGCGGCTACGGCAACTACGACTACACGGCTGGATATTACGGCTATGGGGGTGGCTACGACTACA ACCAGGGCAATACAAGCTATGGGAAAACTCCAAGACGTGGAGGCCACCAGAGTAGCTACAAGCCATACTGA
- the hnrnpaba gene encoding heterogeneous nuclear ribonucleoprotein A/Ba isoform X2, with product MSDTEQQFMETSENGHEGDEDFNGAGHTEEGNEGEGEAEAEVEAVNECGEDAGPEACAEEAAEGDSQNGASEGGQINASKGEEDAGKMFVGGLSWDTSKKDLKDYFSKFGEVTDCTIKMDQQTGRSRGFGFILFKEAASVEKVLEQKEHRLDGRQIDPKKAMAMKKEPVKKIFVGGLNPDTEKEVIQEYFGTFGEIETIELPQDPKTDKRRGFVFITYKEEAPVKKVLEKKFHNVSGSKCEIKIAQPKEVYQQQQYGGRGYGGRGRGRGGQGQNWNQGYNNYWNQGYNQGYGYGQQGYGYGGYGNYDYTAGYYGYGGGYDYSLK from the exons ATGTCTGACACTGAGCAGCAGTTTATGGAAACATCAGAAAACGGCCACGAAGGCGACGAGGATTTTAACGGAGCCGGGCACACCGAGGAGGGGAACGAAGGGGAAGGCGAAGCCGAAGCCGAAGTCGAAGCCGTGAATGAATGCGGGGAGGACGCAGGGCCTGAAGCCTGTGCGGAAGAGGCAGCGGAGGGGGATTCGCAAAACGGTGCCTCGGAGGGCGGCCAGATTAACGCCAGCAAAGGCGAGGAGGATGCCGG GAAAATGTTTGTCGGCGGCCTCAGCTGGGACACGAGTAAGAAGGATCTCAAAGATTACTTCTCTAAATTTGGTGAGGTGACAGACTGCACCATAAAGATGGACCAGCAGACAGGCCGGTCAAGAGGCTTCGGCTTCATTCTCTTTAAAGAAGCAGCCAGTGTAGAAAAG GTCCTGGAACAGAAGGAGCACAGGCTAGATGGCCGACAGATCGACCCCAAGAAGGCCATGGCCATGAAGAAGGAGCCGGTCAAGAAAATCTTTGTGGGAGGCCTCAATCCAGACACAGAAAAGGAAGTAATCCAGGAGTACTTTGGAACCTTTGGAGAG ATCGAGACAATTGAGCTTCCACAAGATCCAAAGACAGATAAGAGGAGGGGCTTTGTATTCATCACATATAAGGAAGAGGCTCCAGTCAagaaagttttggaaaaaaaattccATAACGTCAGTGGAAGCAAG TGTGAGATCAAAATAGCGCAGCCCAAAGAGGtttaccagcagcagcagtatggtGGCCGTGGATACGGGGGACGTGGAAGGGGCCGTGGAG GCCAGGGCCAGAACTGGAACCAAGGCTACAACAACTACTGGAACCAGGGATACAACCAGGGCTACGGCTACGGACAGCAAGGCTACGGATACGGCGGCTACGGCAACTACGACTACACGGCTGGATATTACGGCTATGGGGGTGGCTACGACTACA GTCTAAAGTAA